TAATTTCCATACTGCAAGAAATGATTCGGAAATACTGAAACTCGCAATTATGTCGGAATATCCAAATTGTTTTATTACACAGAATGATAAAGATCAATTACAATTTAATAAGATATACTTCAGAGATTTCTACCCGCAACCGCCTTATCATCATTTATTTACAAGACCAAGTGAAATAGTAAATTCACCTTACGATACGTATATATATGCGCTTACAAATTTGCCAAATGAAATAAAAGGATTTCTGCAAATATTATTTATACCGGTTAAAAACGATTGGCATCAAAATGTAGAAATACTTAATGATTTGGAATTCATGAGCAAGACAATAAATGATCCTAGATCATATCAACGTATTAAGCAGCAGTTACCTTCTGGCGACATTAGAAATATGGCTCGTGATATAGAAACAAAAGCGCATAATGACAAACCATTCTTTTCAGTTTCAATCAGAGTTGGAGTAACAACAGAATATGATAATTTTAATTTAAGCGGATTAACATCTTTTATGAATTTATTTCAACACGGAGGAAACAAACTCAACTACATAACACAAAATGAATATTTAGAAAAAATTGATAACAAACAAATTATAGATATGATTGAAAATAATTTGACATATCGCTCCGGATTTCTATTAAACTCTTCAGAACTATCCGGCTTGGTACATATTCCAGCAATCAGTCATTTCACAGATAAAAACATTTATATGGATTATTTGGCAAATATTGAAACAATACCAATAGAAAAAGAACAAGAAGAAGGAATAATAATTGGTTACAGCAAATACTCAAATAAAGAAATTCCGGTAAGAATAACAGATCAAATAAGAAAAACCGGAATACATATAATCGGCAGATCCGGAAGTGGAAAAAGCACACTAATGGAAAATCTAATACTGCAAGATATTGACAACAATATTGGAATTGCACTAATTGATCCGCACGGCGATACAATACAGAGAATATTATCTCTTATTCCGGAAAATAAAATCGAATCAACAATTTATATCGACTTCGGAAATACAGAATTTATCCCCATTTGGAATCCCCTAAAGAGAATAAATAATCAAAGTATCGGCAGAACAGCAGACGATTTACTTGCTTCATTTAAAAGTATAATTAAAACCAATATGTGGGGACATAGACTTGAACATCTGTTAAGAAACGGATTTAACGGATTACTGCACATAGAAGATTCAACATTATTTGATCTTCTTATAATATTTGAACAATCAAGAAACATGAGCAGAGAAAAAAGAATATTAACCGACATAATTAAAAATGCAGTTGAAAATGAGGTGGCAAAAAGGTTTTGGCAAAAAGATTTTCCAAGCTATAAACGGGATGATTTTGCACCATCACATCACAAATTAAGTATGCTGCTAAACTCAGATGAAACTGTTTCATTAATGCTCTCACAACCAGACAACAAATTAAATTTTAACGAGATAATTGAACAAAATAAAGTATTACTGCTTGATCTATCAAATGTAGGACCGGATACAAGAAAAATATTAGGATCATATTTGCTGTCAACTTTACATAATTATTCAATTTCAAGAAATAGCATTGATATGAATAACAGAAATCCATTTAGTATTTATTGCGATGAAGCCCACAAATTCACACCGGATACATTGGAAGATATGATAACCGATGCTCGCAAATTCGGAATAAATCTAACTTTTGCACATCAGTTTCTAAATCAATTCAATACTGATCAAAGAGATGCGTTATTAAGTATGGGTTCATCCATAATATTTAATGTAGATTTATTCGATGCAAAAAACCTAATAAATAATTTACAATCAAAAGTAGAAGTAAAAGATATTCTAACGTTAAAGACTGGCGAAGCATTCTCAAGAATCGGAACACAAATAATAAAATTTGAGACTAATAAACCAAAACAAATACTTAAGGAAAATTTTAAAAATGATATAATCAAAAAATCCATTGAAAAATATTACAAACCAATAAGTACAGTTAAGAAAAATGTAAATGAGAGATTAAAGAGATTCGGAATAGATACGGAACCAATAAGAATAACTGAAGAATTAGAATTAGAAAAATCAGACTTTAAATTTGAATATGATGAATTTGACTGAAATACTACAACTTCTGGATGAAGATTTAATTAAACAAAAAATTGATAAACCAATCGATGAAATATTCAATCAAGTTTATTCGTTAACTGAACTAGTAAATTCACAAAGGAAACTAAAAAGAATAATTTATTTCTTTATACGAAAATTAAAGAAGAATAAAATAATTTTAACAACGAATAATAAATACTCGGATTTAGTTTGGTTCTTAAACCAATATTATTCAGAGGAAGGATCACAAGGTTTTGAAAGAGCAATATTTGACATAAATAATTACAAAAAAGAAGGAATATTTCTAATACTAGAAACTACATCTGAATCACTCAAAAAAGAACAAAAAGAAAAATATTTACAATGGATTTACACAACTAAAATTGAACACACTGATTGGGAATCGAAACTTAAAATTGTAGAACAAATAAATAAAACCACGCAAAATTATTCAGAACCAAATGGCCTAACTAACATTCAACAAGCGCTATATCTAAAAGAAATTATACAACAACAACTTGAAACAAATCAATCCATAAAATTAATGCTGAAGCCCAAATCGTTTTAACAGTGAAACGATTTAGACAAAGAAACCACACATCAATAAAACAATTGAATAAAATGATTGATAACAAAAAATTATCAGATACAGAAAAAATAAGATTATTCTTTTCACTCTTCCATGGATTAGAAAACGTATATGGTACATATAGTACACAAAGCGGAAAACACTGG
The sequence above is drawn from the Ignavibacteriota bacterium genome and encodes:
- a CDS encoding ATP-binding protein, giving the protein MSIERTIINRSQANTISTIAKSIISIEAEKGCSPIIYDFPVELEPTYLNPINWTNVSQIQSYQNYKKLENHSSNEYESFNCWISKEHTLDWIKAERFIKLLNTIESRICFEINGNKEKININFHTARNDSEILKLAIMSEYPNCFITQNDKDQLQFNKIYFRDFYPQPPYHHLFTRPSEIVNSPYDTYIYALTNLPNEIKGFLQILFIPVKNDWHQNVEILNDLEFMSKTINDPRSYQRIKQQLPSGDIRNMARDIETKAHNDKPFFSVSIRVGVTTEYDNFNLSGLTSFMNLFQHGGNKLNYITQNEYLEKIDNKQIIDMIENNLTYRSGFLLNSSELSGLVHIPAISHFTDKNIYMDYLANIETIPIEKEQEEGIIIGYSKYSNKEIPVRITDQIRKTGIHIIGRSGSGKSTLMENLILQDIDNNIGIALIDPHGDTIQRILSLIPENKIESTIYIDFGNTEFIPIWNPLKRINNQSIGRTADDLLASFKSIIKTNMWGHRLEHLLRNGFNGLLHIEDSTLFDLLIIFEQSRNMSREKRILTDIIKNAVENEVAKRFWQKDFPSYKRDDFAPSHHKLSMLLNSDETVSLMLSQPDNKLNFNEIIEQNKVLLLDLSNVGPDTRKILGSYLLSTLHNYSISRNSIDMNNRNPFSIYCDEAHKFTPDTLEDMITDARKFGINLTFAHQFLNQFNTDQRDALLSMGSSIIFNVDLFDAKNLINNLQSKVEVKDILTLKTGEAFSRIGTQIIKFETNKPKQILKENFKNDIIKKSIEKYYKPISTVKKNVNERLKRFGIDTEPIRITEELELEKSDFKFEYDEFD